In the Anastrepha obliqua isolate idAnaObli1 chromosome 1, idAnaObli1_1.0, whole genome shotgun sequence genome, one interval contains:
- the LOC129236382 gene encoding uncharacterized protein LOC129236382, whose protein sequence is MMLPGMGMVSVGGGGSGGTAEHMAQGKHPLGAGLAVLQQRAAMNAGGPGMGIMGGHGGGCGSSGSMGHGGGIAGATGNGGIDMVGIGIGAGQGFMLDDGRPPPPPHSSLLHNMPGKWLA, encoded by the coding sequence ATGATGCTACCCGGCATGGGCATGGTCAGTGTTGGCGGTGGCGGTAGTGGAGGCACTGCCGAGCATATGGCTCAAGGCAAACATCCGCTTGGTGCTGGTCTTGCCGTACTACAACAACGAGCTGCCATGAATGCTGGAGGCCCTGGCATGGGAATAATGGGGGGGCATGGTGGTGGCTGCGGTAGCAGCGGTAGCATGGGTCACGGTGGCGGTATCGCTGGCGCAACAGGAAACGGTGGCATCGATATGGTCGGCATTGGCATCGGCGCCGGTCAAGGATTCATGTTGGACGATGGACGCCCACCACCACCGCCTCACTCGAGTCTGTTGCACAACATGCCCGGTAAATGGCTAGCATGA